The Streptomyces achromogenes DNA segment AACACCGGCAGTTGAGAAACGACCTGTCCATCCGGCTGCACCGCCCACCGCTCGCGGAGTACCCTTCCTTGATCATTGGGACGGGGAGTGCTCGGGGGAGCGGAAGGCGGTGCGCGGGTGGGCTCGGGAGGGCTGGAGCTGCCCCCTGGTGACGAGGGTCACGAGGGAGGCTCCGCAGACGTCCCGCCCGGCACGGTGTCCCTGGCCCGGCCGATGGAGACGAACGCCATCGGACCGGAGCTGGACTGGGACACCGACGCCTGGCGGGAGGTGCGCACCCGCGCCCAGCGGGCCGGCCGGGCCTACGTCTGGCTGAACCTCGTCGAGCAGCGGCTGCGCGCGGTCGTGGCCGCCGTGCTGCGCCCCATCTACGAACCCGTCCACGGCGACGAATGGGTGGTCGCCGCGGCCGGGCCCGCCGGCCAGGAATGGGTGCAGCGCGCCGTCGCGGTACGCGAAGTCAGCCGTCGCAAGGGCTACTTGCTCGACCCGGCCGACGACAACGTGATCTCCTTCCTCACCCTGCCCCAGCTGCGCGAGCTGATGGTGCAGCACTGGCCCTGCTTCGAGCCGTACCTCGACGACCGCCGCGACGTCGAACTCGCCCTGGACGAGCTGGAGGTGACGCGCAACGTCGTCTCCCGCAACCGCGCGCTCTCCGAAGCCGTCCTGAACCAGGCCGAACGGGCCTCCGCGCGCCTCCTGGAGATGCTCGGCACCAGCGGCGACGTGCCCTCCGCGCGCCGGCTGCCCGTCGACGCCGTCGAGGACCTGGTCGGCGACCGGTACGCGGACGTGGTCGCCGTCCACTCCGACCGGGTGCGGCTGCTGCGCCAGTTCCCCGCCGAGGACATCTTCGACGGCTCCCGCCGGATCGACGCCATCGGCATCGGCCTCAACCTGCTGGTGCAGAACTTCTCCGGCCGCCGCCTGGTCCGGCTCGCCGAAGGCGGCACCCGCGTCCGGCTGCTCTTCCTCAATCCCGCCTCCAGCGCCGTCAAACGCCGTGAACGCGAACTCGGCATGAAGCGCGGTGAGTTGAGCCGGGCCGTGGAGATGAACATCCTGCACATGCGCCGGGTCCGGTCCCGGCTGCGCGATCCCGGCGCCTTCCAGATCCAGGTGTACGACGAGACGCCCCGCTTCACCGCCTACCTCGTCGACGGCGACGGCACCGACGGCATCGCGGTGATCCAGTCCTATCTGCGGCGCATGCGCGGCATGGAGGCTCCGGTGCTGGTGCTGCGGGGCGGCAGCCGGGTGGTCAAGCCGGGCGAGGTGGACGAATCCGGCCTCTTCCCGGCATACCGCGAGGAGTTCGAGCTGGCCTGGGCGGACTCGCGGCCGGTGTCCTGAAACGTCCGGTTCACTCCGCCGGCAAACGGAAGGCGCTCCTCTGATTGTCAGTGGCCCATGGGAAGGTGGGAACCACTGGGGGAAGCACCACCGAGAAGGGGGGCCGACATGGCCTGGCACCAGGAGCTGCTGGTCGGCTTCGACCTGGAGACCACCGGGACGGACCCGCGCGAGGCGCGCATCGTCACGGCAGCCGTGATCGAGGTCAGGGACGGGCAGGTCCTGGGACATCGCGAGTGGCTGGCGGACCCGGGCGTGGAGATCCCGGCCGACGCGGTCGCGGTGCACGGGATCAGCAACGAGCGGGCGGCCGCCGACGGCGCTCCGGCCGACCGGGTCGCCGACGCGATAGCCGACGTCCTCGTGGGCTACTGGCGCACCGGGGTCCCGGTCGTCGCCTACAACGCGGCCTTCGACCTCACGCTGCTGTCGGCCGAACTGCGCCGTCACGGGCTGCCCTCCCTGCGCGAGCGCCTCGGCGGCCTCGACCCCGCGCCGGTGATCGACCCGTACACCATCGACCGCTCGGTCGACCGCTACCGGCGCGGCAAGCGCAACCTCGAAGCGGTCTGCGCCGAGTACGGCGTCCGCCTCGACTCCGCGCACGACGCCTCCGCCGACGCCCTCGCCGCCGCCCGGCTGGCCGGGGCGATAGCAGCCCGCCACCCCAAGGTCGCCGGCCTCGGCCCGGCGGAGCTGCACCGCCGTCAGATCGACTGGTACGCCGAGTGGGCGGCGGACTTCCAGAGCTTCCTGCGCCGCAAGGGCGACGCGGAAGCGGTGGTGGACGGGTCCTGGCCGGTGCGGGAGCCGGCCGACAGCCCCAGCGTGTGACACGCGGCCGGGCGGGCCGGACTTGCCGCCGCCCTCACCAGGGGGAGCGTCCTGGGCATGGGAAGCGTCTTCGGCGGGGCTGCGTTCCCGGAGGGGCTGCCGTCCTCAGAAGGGGTACCAGCGCACCGCCTCGTCCCCGTCGCGCAGTGACGCCACCCGGCGCCGGAACTCCGCCGCGGCCTCGGCGTTCGCCGGCGCGTGCTGGGCGACCCAGGCGCAGCTCGCGGTCTCGCGCGCGCCGCGCAGCACCGCACAGCCCTCCCACTCCCGCACGTCCCACCCGTAGGCCTCGGTGAAGGCGTCATAGGCCTCGGCGGGCAGACCGTACCGGTCGCGGGAGAGCGCCATGACGACGAGGTCGTGCTCGCGCAGATCGGCGGAGAAGGTCTCCAGGTCGACCAGGACCGGACCGTCGGGGCCGATGTGCACATTGCGGGCCAGCGCGTCGCCGTGGATCGGGCCGGGCCGCAGCCGCGGGGTGAGAGCGGAGGCGGCCTCGGCGAAGCCGTCGCGCCGCGCGCGCAGAAAGGCCGCGTCCGCCTGGTCGATCGCGTCGCCCGCGAGCCGCAGCCAGCGTTCGACACCCGAGAGCAGATCCCGCGGCGGCAGAGCGAAGGCGGGGGCGGGCAGGGCGTGCACCAGACGCAACAGTGCGGCCAGGTCCCGTGGCCCGGCCGGCCGCACCGGGTCCGGCAGCCGGTGCCACACCGTCACCGGATGCCCCTCGACCAGCAGCGGCTTCGCCTCGGCCGCCCGCACCGCGGGCACGCCCGCCTCGGCCAGCCAGGCCGCGACGTCCAGCTCGCGCCGGGCCCGTGCCAGGAGTTCGGCGTCCCGGCCCACCTTCACCGCCAGGCCCCCGGCGGCGAACACCGCGTTCTCCCCCAGCGCGAGCAGCCGCGCGTCCGCCGCCGGTCCGGGCAGCACACCCGCAGCGGCCAGTACGTCCCGCGCCCGCGCCTCGTCCATCGTCCGCCTCCGTGTCGTCGCCCGCCCGGCCCGCCGACGGCGTGATCCGGCCGTCCGACGGCCAGTCTCGCATTCGGGCAGACAGGCGCCGCTCGTGCGGTCCCCGGTCCGCGGAGCAGGTGCCGACCGAGCAGTGGACCGCGTACGACTGGCAGGGCCGGGCGATCACTCGGCACCGTACGGAGATCCCGATGGCTTTCGGGTTCCGGGCAGGTACCGAGGAGGACCAGGAGGGGTTGGCGGAGCGGCTGTCTGCCGAGCTGTGCCCGGTGGAGCTCTCTCGCGAGCCTCTGATGGCGGCCGTGGTGGCCCGGTGTCACCCGCGCGGCGATGATCTACCCGGTCGTCGGTGGGGAGAAGACGCTGAAGGCCCTCACCGCGGAGGCCGCGGCGAACGAGGCCCGCTACAAGGCCCGGGTCCGTACCGTGCTGCGGTCGTCGTACTCCGCGCACTGGCGTCGGAGCTCTCGCCGCTGCCGGGAGCGCACGTCATTGCGTCCCCTCAGCGCGTCGTCGTAGGTCGGGCCCGGGGTCTACCAGGGTGGGCGGGTGTCGCGGAGTGCTGCCGGGGTCTGGTCGGGCAGGGCTGTGTTCTGGTCGGTGCGCAACAGCATGCCCGGGTCGGGTGCGAAGTCTTCGTCGGGCGGTGCCGGCTGGTGGAAACGTTCGGTGCGCGGGATCGTGACTTCCACCAGCCGGTCCTCCTGGAACATCCACAGCCCGAAGCAGTCGTCGTCCTGGTCGCGAAGCAGCACCTGCACCGTGTGCGGACGGGGCCACGGCAGCGACTCCAGGTGCTTGAGCAGGCCCTTGCGGGCGTGCATCTTGTCGAACTCCAGGGCCCACCCGAACTCATAGCCCCAGTGCCCCGCGATCGGGACGAAGCGGCCTCGCCACGTGCGTTCCGGGTCGTCCCGGGTCAGCGGTTCCATGACCTCGTCCGACCAACGGGCAAGCACGATGACCTCGGCGTCTCTACTCATGACGGAGTATCACCGCATCCGCGCCATCTTCCGCAACCACATTCCTCAGCCGGCCGAAGCAGACAGCAGTGGGTCGAGCGAGTCGACACATTCCGGGTTGCGGTCCCCGTCCATCGTTGTCATGAACGGTCCTTTGCCCGATCAAGATCAAACACGACGGCCCGGCGGACGCGAAGCGCCGTTGCTGTTCGCAGAACTCGTTCTCACTCAAAGGCGGGTCCGGGGCAATTCTGAGAATGGTTGGTGAAGCAGCATCCGGGGCATGACGGCGCTGGCCACGGCCACGCCGATGATCGCCGTACCGCAGGCCGTGGACCAGTTCGGCAACGCGGACGTCCTGAAGGAGCTCGGCGTGGCCCGGCGGATCGACACGGCGGACGCCACGGCCGAGGCCCTGCGCGAGGCCGCCCTCGCCCTCGTCGACGATCCCGAGGTCGCCCGCCGGCTCAGGACGTTCCAGGCGGAGATGGCGGCGGAAGGCGGCACACCGCGGGCGGCGGACCTCGTCGAGGCCGAACTCGACAAGCACGCGGCGGAACCAGGCACGAGGAAGGGCCCGTCGACTCCAGGGGAGTCGACGGGCCCTCAGGACGACCGCCTTGCGGGGACGCCGCGGGGCGTCAGACCCTCACCGGCCGGCCCTCGTCGTCCCGTGCCGCCGGCGTGACCGCCTCAGGCGACTCGTCGTGCGTGAGGTCCGGCAGCCAGTGCAGCCACTTCGGCAGATACCAGTTGCGCTCGCCGAGCAGCGCCATCACGGCCGGCAGCAGCACACCGCGGATGATCGTCGCGTCGATCAGGACCGCAGCCGCGAGGCCCACGCCCATCTGCTTCATCGACTGCATGGACAGCGTGCCGAAGATCGCGAACACGGCGACCATGATGACGGCGGCGCTGGTGACCACGCCCGCCGTGGTGACCACGCCGTGCTCGATCGCCTCGTTCGTCGTACGCCCCCGCAGCCGCGCCTCGCGGATCCGGGAGACGACGAACACGTGGTAGTCCATCGACAGACCGAACAGGATCACGAACAGGAACAGCGGCAGCCAGGTGATGATCGCGCCGACGCCCTCCGCGCCCACCAGCGACGCGCCCCAGCCGTGCTGGAACACGGCGACCAGGATGCCATAGGCCGCGCCCACCGAGAGCAGGTTGAGCACGATCGAGGTGATCGCGACCGTCAGCGAGCGGAACGACAGCAGCATCAGCAGGAAGGCGAAGACCACGACGAACGCGAAGACCGGGGTGACCGCTCCGGCCAGCTGGTCGTTGAAGTCCTGCGAACCGGCCACCTGTCCGGTGATCGGGGCCTGGACGCCGTCCACCTTGCCGAGCGTGGCGGGCCGCACCTCGTCGCGCAGCTTCGCCAGGCTCGCACCCGCCTTGTCCAGGTCGGAGCCGCCGACCAGCGGCACGTACACATAGGCGATGTTCTGCGCGTCGTGCAGCTTGATCTCGACCGGCCCCCGGGAGGCGCCCGAACTCACGGCCTGCTCCTTGAACGCCTGGAGCGCGGCCTTGACGTCGGAAGCGTTGATGTCGTCCGCCTTGACGATCACCTCGGCCGGCTCGGAGCCGCCCGGGAAGGCGTCGTTGACCCGGTTGTACGTCTGCACGATGGGCAGCGAGTCGCCGAACTCCTGGTCCAGGGTGAGGTTCTGGGTCTTCATGCCGACCGCCGGAGCGGCGATCGCGAGCAGTGCGCCGGCCGCGACGACCAGCGAGACGCCGGGCTTGGCGAGGACGACCTTCAGCACGGCGCTCCAGAACCGGCTGCCCTCCGCGGCACGGCCGCCGTTGCCCTTCGTGCGGCGCTTGTCGGGGTGCAGGAACGGGATCCGGCCCTTCTCCACCCGGTGGCCGAGCAGCGAGAGAAGCGCCGGCAGCACGGTCACCGAACCCACCATGGCGACCGCGACCACCATCAGCGAGGCCAGCCCCATCGCCTCGAACGTGGCGAGCCCCGTGAACAGCATGCCCGCCATCGCCACGCACACGGTGACACCGGAGACGATCACGGCACGGCCGCTGGTCGCCGCGGCGATCCTGAGAGCGGTTTCCGGATCACGTCCCGCGGCCCGCTCCTCACGCTCCCGGCGGAGGTAGAACAGGCAGTAGTCGACGCCCACGGCCAGACCGACCAGCAGCATCACCGAGCTCGCCGTGTCGTCCATCGGCTGGAAGTGGCTGACGATGCTCATCAGACCCATCGTCGCCATGATCGCCGTGACCGCGAGGGCCACCGGAAGCAGCGCCGCCACCAGCGCGCCGAAGGCGATCAGCAGGATGCCCAGCGCCACCGGCACCGCGGAGTACTCCGCCTGCTGGAAGTCGTCGCCGAACGCGTCGTCGAACGTCTTCATCATGCTGGCGCCGCCGATCTCCTCGATCCGCACCGAGGAGTGCTCCTTCTGCACGCCCGCGACGGCGTCGAGAACCGGCTCGACCCGCTCGCCCGCGGTGTCGGAATCACCGCGCATGTCGAACTGCACGAGCGCGCTGCGACCGTCCCTGGAGATCGTCCGCGTGTCGTAGGGCGAGGTCACGTCGGTGACCGCACCCGTCTTGCCGACGGCCGCGACGACCGCGGTGACGGCGGCCTTGAACTCGGGGTCGGTGGCCTTGAGGGAACCGCTCTTCGCCTGGATGAGCACGGTCTCGCCGGCCGGCTCCTCGATGCCGGCGTCCTCGATGATCTTGGCGGCCGTGTGGGTCTCGCCCGCGAGCTGGTCGCTCTCCTTGACCTCGACCGTGCCGGCCGCCGAGCCGATCCCCATGGCCAGGACGACGAACAGCACCCAGATGCCCACGGCGGCCCATCGGTGCCGGGCGCTCCAGCCGCCGGCCCGCGCGGCGAAGCCCCGCACCCTTGTATCTCCGTTCCCCATGACGGGCCTGCCCTCTTGTGATGCGGTGGAAGCCCCCTGCCGCCACCTTCCGATTCGAAGGTATGGCCTGGATAAAGCCGTCTCGTCGTGCTGCCCGGTGAGGTGCCGGGCACCCGAGTCCTCCCCTCGGACCGCGTCGTCTCACCGCTGGGTAGGACAGTGACCCCTTACACCTATCTGCGGATCTCGGGGACGGCGATCAGGGTGCAGTCGCCGGTGAAGACAGGAATTGTCGTTTCGAAAGTTTGCGCAACACGTCATAGGCCTGTGGAGAAGTCCGTCAGAGGTTGCTCCGCGGCCGGTCGATCGGCAAGAGTTTCGCCCTGGCCCTTCGTCCGGGCCACGGCCGTCGTGCTCACCCCCACGGAGCACGGCGGCCACCCGGTGCCGTGACAACTAGGCTGAGCAGATGACGACGACGTACGCGGCCCTGCTGCGCGGCATCAACGTGGGCGGCAACAAGAAGCTCCCCATGGCCGAACTGCGCACCCTGCTCGAGGAGCTCGGCCACAGCGACGTGCGCACCTACCTCCAGAGCGGCCAGGCCGTCTTCTCCAGCGCCCACGGCGACGAGGAGAGCCTCGCCGCCGCACTCACGGCGGCGATCGAGAAACGCTTCGGCTTCGCGGTGGGCGTGCTCGTGCGCGACCACGCCTATCTGCGGGCCGTCGCCGACGCCTGCCCGTTCCCGGCCGCCGAACTGGAGGCCAAGCAGCTCCACGCCACCTACTTCTCCGGGCCTGTCGACGAGGAGCGTTTCGCCGGCATCGACCGCGCCGCCCGCCTCCCCGAGGACTTCCGCCTCGGCGACCGCGTCCTGTACCTGTACACCCCCGTCGGCCTCGGCCGCTCCAAACTCGCCGAGCAGCTGGGAAGGCCTCGCGTGAACAAGGGGCTGATCGCCACCACCCGCAACTGGAACACCGTCCTCAAGCTGGTGGAGATGACCCGGCCGTGACACGGGGCCGACGGCGGCCGTAGCCGGGCGGGACCGGGACAGCAGCGCCTGCGCCCACCGGCCGCACCCGGCACGGGCTCGGCCCGCATCCGGCCCCTGGGCGAGGGTGGGCGACTGCGGCTTTTTTGCCGCGGTCGTGGCCATGGCCGTGGGCCTGGCTGTGGTGGTGGGAGGCGGTGGGCGTCCCGCTCGTCGGGCGCCGTCCGGCGTCGTTCGCGGCCACCGGAGGCGTTGCCGCCTTCGGGGTGTCGGGCGTTCATGACCGCCCCGCCCGGCCCTTCACCACCGCCGGTCGCCACGCCCGCGGCGACCGATCCCGCCCGCGCACCCGGACGCCTGTGCGAGGCTCGACCCATGCGCTACGTCATCATCGGGGCAGGGGCGGTCGGGGGCACGATCGCAGGACGGCTGGCGGAGGCCGGGAAACAGGTCGTGCTGGTCGCGCGCGGCGCGCACCGGGCGGCGCTCGCGGAGCACGGACTGCGCCTGCGCGTCCCGGAGGGCCCGCTGACGTTCCGGCCGCCCGTGGTCGAGAGCCCGGCCGAACTCGGCGCACTGCGCGCCGACGACGTCCTCGTCCTCGCCGTCAAGACCCAGGACGCCGAGTCGGCCCTGCGGACGTGGGGCCCGGCCCCCGTCGAGGGCGGCGGCACCGCGGCCGAGCGACTGCCCTTGTTCTGCGCGCAGAACGGCGTGGAGAGCCCGCGACTGGCCCTGCGCCGCTTCCGGCACGTCTACGGCGTCTGCGTCTGGCTGCCGTCCACCCACGTCGACCCCGGTGTGGTGGCCGCCGCGGGCAGCCCGCTCACCGGCATCCTGCACCTCGGCCGCCATCCGCACGGCGTCGACGACACCGTCCGCCGGGTCGCCGCCGACCTGGAGAAAGCGTGCTTCGAGGCGCCCGTCGTACCTGACGTCTCCCGCTGGCAGTACGCCAAACTCCTGTCGAATCTCGCCAACGCCCTGGAAGCGGTGAGCGGGCCGGTCGGCGACCCCCGCGCCGAGGCGCTGTACGCGCAGGTGCGGGCCGAGGGCGAGAGCGTGCTGCGCGCCGCCGGCATCGCCTACGCGAGCACCGACGAGGAGCGGGCCGTACGCGGCGACAAGATCACTCTCGTCCCGCTCGACGGCGCCCCACGCGGCGGCGGCTCCTCCTGGCAGTCCCTCAGCCGCGGCACCGGGACCATCGAGGCCGACCACCTCAACGGCGAGATCGTGCTCCTCGGCCGCCTGCACGGCGTGCCCACCCCGCTGAACGAGTTGCTGCAACGGCTTGCGAACGAGTTCGCCCGGGAGCGGCGGGCGCCCGGTTCCCTGCCGCTGCCGGACCTGCTCCGGCTGGCCGACGCCGCTGTCGCGTTTCTTCAAGATTCCCGGGGACCCCGCTCCGTAGCGTGAGCGGCATGAAGCACGACGAGACCCACCGGTACCTGTCCGAATGCGCCGCCGAGGCGTCGCGCGTCGCCCGCGGCGTCCCCGCGGAACGGCTGAACGACCCCACGCACTGCCCCGGCTGGACCCTGCGCGCCCTGGTCGACCACTGGGTCCTGTACACCTCCCACGGCCTCGAGCACCGTGCCCTGCGCAAGCCGCTGCCCGACGAACTGACCGGCCGCGACTTCACCGCCGACCCCGACTGGGCGACGGCGTACGCCGAGCAGCTCGACCGGGCCGTCGCCGCGTGGGCCGACCCGGCGGTGTGGGAGGGCGAGATCGACCTCGGGACCGCCGCGATGCCCGCCGCCGAGGTGGCCTCGCTGATCCTCAAGGAGACGGCGGTGCACGGGTGGGACGT contains these protein-coding regions:
- a CDS encoding 3'-5' exonuclease, encoding MAWHQELLVGFDLETTGTDPREARIVTAAVIEVRDGQVLGHREWLADPGVEIPADAVAVHGISNERAAADGAPADRVADAIADVLVGYWRTGVPVVAYNAAFDLTLLSAELRRHGLPSLRERLGGLDPAPVIDPYTIDRSVDRYRRGKRNLEAVCAEYGVRLDSAHDASADALAAARLAGAIAARHPKVAGLGPAELHRRQIDWYAEWAADFQSFLRRKGDAEAVVDGSWPVREPADSPSV
- a CDS encoding MMPL family transporter, with the protein product MGNGDTRVRGFAARAGGWSARHRWAAVGIWVLFVVLAMGIGSAAGTVEVKESDQLAGETHTAAKIIEDAGIEEPAGETVLIQAKSGSLKATDPEFKAAVTAVVAAVGKTGAVTDVTSPYDTRTISRDGRSALVQFDMRGDSDTAGERVEPVLDAVAGVQKEHSSVRIEEIGGASMMKTFDDAFGDDFQQAEYSAVPVALGILLIAFGALVAALLPVALAVTAIMATMGLMSIVSHFQPMDDTASSVMLLVGLAVGVDYCLFYLRREREERAAGRDPETALRIAAATSGRAVIVSGVTVCVAMAGMLFTGLATFEAMGLASLMVVAVAMVGSVTVLPALLSLLGHRVEKGRIPFLHPDKRRTKGNGGRAAEGSRFWSAVLKVVLAKPGVSLVVAAGALLAIAAPAVGMKTQNLTLDQEFGDSLPIVQTYNRVNDAFPGGSEPAEVIVKADDINASDVKAALQAFKEQAVSSGASRGPVEIKLHDAQNIAYVYVPLVGGSDLDKAGASLAKLRDEVRPATLGKVDGVQAPITGQVAGSQDFNDQLAGAVTPVFAFVVVFAFLLMLLSFRSLTVAITSIVLNLLSVGAAYGILVAVFQHGWGASLVGAEGVGAIITWLPLFLFVILFGLSMDYHVFVVSRIREARLRGRTTNEAIEHGVVTTAGVVTSAAVIMVAVFAIFGTLSMQSMKQMGVGLAAAVLIDATIIRGVLLPAVMALLGERNWYLPKWLHWLPDLTHDESPEAVTPAARDDEGRPVRV
- a CDS encoding TIGR03086 family metal-binding protein, with product MKHDETHRYLSECAAEASRVARGVPAERLNDPTHCPGWTLRALVDHWVLYTSHGLEHRALRKPLPDELTGRDFTADPDWATAYAEQLDRAVAAWADPAVWEGEIDLGTAAMPAAEVASLILKETAVHGWDVAVATGQEFRLSDDAARFVLDVVERHGELYRRYDGFAQAVPVARDAPVFERALAASGRDPRRGAVRTQA
- a CDS encoding phosphotransferase enzyme family protein — translated: MDEARARDVLAAAGVLPGPAADARLLALGENAVFAAGGLAVKVGRDAELLARARRELDVAAWLAEAGVPAVRAAEAKPLLVEGHPVTVWHRLPDPVRPAGPRDLAALLRLVHALPAPAFALPPRDLLSGVERWLRLAGDAIDQADAAFLRARRDGFAEAASALTPRLRPGPIHGDALARNVHIGPDGPVLVDLETFSADLREHDLVVMALSRDRYGLPAEAYDAFTEAYGWDVREWEGCAVLRGARETASCAWVAQHAPANAEAAAEFRRRVASLRDGDEAVRWYPF
- a CDS encoding SAV2148 family HEPN domain-containing protein, which gives rise to MGSGGLELPPGDEGHEGGSADVPPGTVSLARPMETNAIGPELDWDTDAWREVRTRAQRAGRAYVWLNLVEQRLRAVVAAVLRPIYEPVHGDEWVVAAAGPAGQEWVQRAVAVREVSRRKGYLLDPADDNVISFLTLPQLRELMVQHWPCFEPYLDDRRDVELALDELEVTRNVVSRNRALSEAVLNQAERASARLLEMLGTSGDVPSARRLPVDAVEDLVGDRYADVVAVHSDRVRLLRQFPAEDIFDGSRRIDAIGIGLNLLVQNFSGRRLVRLAEGGTRVRLLFLNPASSAVKRRERELGMKRGELSRAVEMNILHMRRVRSRLRDPGAFQIQVYDETPRFTAYLVDGDGTDGIAVIQSYLRRMRGMEAPVLVLRGGSRVVKPGEVDESGLFPAYREEFELAWADSRPVS
- a CDS encoding DUF1697 domain-containing protein translates to MTTTYAALLRGINVGGNKKLPMAELRTLLEELGHSDVRTYLQSGQAVFSSAHGDEESLAAALTAAIEKRFGFAVGVLVRDHAYLRAVADACPFPAAELEAKQLHATYFSGPVDEERFAGIDRAARLPEDFRLGDRVLYLYTPVGLGRSKLAEQLGRPRVNKGLIATTRNWNTVLKLVEMTRP
- a CDS encoding ketopantoate reductase family protein, with the protein product MRYVIIGAGAVGGTIAGRLAEAGKQVVLVARGAHRAALAEHGLRLRVPEGPLTFRPPVVESPAELGALRADDVLVLAVKTQDAESALRTWGPAPVEGGGTAAERLPLFCAQNGVESPRLALRRFRHVYGVCVWLPSTHVDPGVVAAAGSPLTGILHLGRHPHGVDDTVRRVAADLEKACFEAPVVPDVSRWQYAKLLSNLANALEAVSGPVGDPRAEALYAQVRAEGESVLRAAGIAYASTDEERAVRGDKITLVPLDGAPRGGGSSWQSLSRGTGTIEADHLNGEIVLLGRLHGVPTPLNELLQRLANEFARERRAPGSLPLPDLLRLADAAVAFLQDSRGPRSVA